The genomic stretch GCCTCGTATTTACTACATCCCCCAGACAAAAACGCTAATAATGAATGTCATAAGGCTGGGGGGAAATATGTCTGCGATAGGCGGATCAGCCACCGTCGATATAAATCTACAATATAGCACGACTAACGTTTACAGTTATTCCGTTCCAGCTGGAAGCATGACCATTACGTTCAATACTGCTTATCCGCGGGCATGGTCCAGATTCCTGATTGATGATAACGTCCTCGCCCCGGCAGGAGCGACAACGCTTACTGCGCTTGACAACAATAGCTTTACTGTGAACGTTAATCAGCCGCAGGTATCCAATTTGATAATCAGTGAACATTGGATTAACGCGTCAATCGGATAGCCTTGTAAATAAAAACCATCACAGGTACCAGCAAATGAGCTTGACCTCGATGGTCTCGGGCTGATGTCGGGTAGCGTTGATGGTTTTCCAGAAGCTCGATCCGGTGGAAATATCATTATCGTTCAGAGTCACGAGCCGCGTCGCGACCACCGAATTATCCGTTGGTATGCCGTGGTAGATAACCGTACTACTGTTCAAGGCAGTTGAATTGTTATAAACGAATATGAGGTTATACTCGACCTGGTCAGGGAGCATTTTTTTTTCCGAAATATTATTGTCGAGACAGGTCATCATGGCCTCCCCCGGCGCCCCATTCCATCCGGCCACATACGTTTTAAGAGGTTGTATCGTGCTCCAGCTATCGTTATCGTTCCTGTCCAGGACCACCAGCGTATCGCTCGCTTTCTCGTATAATTTCATGTCTATGGCGCGCTCAGTCTGGGGAACGATGATGGAGTTCGATTGTAATATAAACAAGAGGACACTCAGAAGTATAAAGGATGCCACGATGCCCTCAATAGTATAAATTTGGCCTCGACTATCATCCTGCAAGCGCATCGGACCACACCTCCAGTCTCATGGTTGCCGGGTAACATATACTTTTCAATGGGTACTTCTTATCGTGGAAATAGTTGAAGGATACGCCGGTGCTGCTATCCTGGAACATCGAGCCCGTCCCTGAGATCTCAATGTATTTATTCAGGACCAGGCCATTAACATCCGAGTAGAAGGCGCTGGGAGCGATCACCAGCTCCACTATGTCATTGCTATTGATGGAAAATGTCGATGATGGGTAGTACACACCATTCACATAGTAAAAGTAATCGGTCCCATATATCCATGTGGAAATATAATTCGCGCCATTGGACGACCATAATACGTTATTGATGGTGCCCGACGTGTTAAATATCCTGATCGTCAGGTTACCGGTAATCGATGAGTAGGTTATGTTCGTCAGATTGACGTTAAATAACGAGCCCCTGTTGACCTGGTCATTACCCATATCCAGGCACATCTCTTTACCCTTATCCACCAGGACACTCCTCTCGATGGACTCGACGTTGGTCGTGCTCCGCATAGGCCAGGACGACGTATTCACCAGTTCTGTGCCGGTGCCATTCATTTTTATCGAAACGCTGACGTCGTATTCTATTGATCCATGAAGCCCCATATGGTCACGGACAATGGTATAATTAGAGCTATTAGCGAGAATTTCGTTGAGACAGTCGATCTTAGATTGCGATAGTACGTTCGGATGCTCCTTATCGTCCGCCAACCCGATCCTGGATAAAAGGCCGATGTTATCCTCCCAGTCCGTGCCGTTGACACTGCCCTGGCTATACCATCCAGGATCCTCAACGAGTATGGCGCTCGTGCGATATGCGACCGAACTGAGATCGATCGCGCCTGGCTGGTATGGTGTGAACAGGCCGGGTATAAAGGTCACCGCATATATGAACGTCAGGAGAAAAACGGCGACCCCAAAGAGGAAGTCCAAGTTTATCTGGCCACTGTCGTCCATCAATGCCTTCGATGCCATAATCCTCACCCGGGGCGCTCAACCGATATCTATTGACTTTATTTTTTAAGTATAAAAGGGCTTTCCTTGTAACAGAAATTATTTGGTATACAATTTGTAAATAGACAATAATTTCTAGGTATTTACCATTTATCTACAAAAAACTATAAAAAATTATGCAGATGTTTTTAATTATTAATGCTGTGTTGAATATGCCCTTTTAAGTCTCAGAGTGTTCGAAGGCACTATTTTTCACCACAAAGACACGATGGCACGGAGGCTCACAAAGTCTTTTTTATAATTAAGAGACAAAGGGCACAGAGCCGCTTTTTGAACTTTTAAGATACAAAGGATACGAAGGCACAATGATAAAAAGTGCTCGCATGTTCATTCCACTGTGCCCCCGTATCCTTCGTATCCTGATCGCCAATGAACCGGCTTTGTGTACTTTGTAACTTAATTTAAAAAGAAAACTTTGTGAGCCTCCGTGCTCTTCGTGCCTTTGTGGTGAAAAATAGTGCCCTCCGTGCCCTTAAAAACTTAAAATACGGGAGAATTTCAACACAGCAATTATTAAGGCTCAATAAATGGTTGTCCATTTCTTTATAGCGATTATAGCTTTTGAGGCGATGATCTCTCGGGAACAGTGCGTGCTCGGAGACCCACCGGACGCCTTATTTACTGACATAACTTTCTGTCGGGAAACAACTTTAAAGCCCCCTTCAAGCGCTAGATAGGCTGACTTGCTCCACAATAAAAACCAGAAGAAACATTATTAGGCCTATTAATATAGTTTAATTTTGTGGATTAAAAGCGGAAATCGGAGCTACTTCTGGATGATGACGGTGAGCACGTCGCCGTCCTCGAGGCCGTGGTCGAGGCCCACGCGCTGGCCCGCGTGCTTGGCCGAGTCGCCCCAGACCCGGGCGTAGCGGAACTTGCGCCTGAAGTCCTTGTGGAGCCGGTCGCACACGTCGCCGACCGTACTGCCTTCCCGCATGATGAGGGGCACGTCCATGTCCGCCGCCTCGCCCTGCGGCTTCAGGTAGATGTTGATGAAGCCCAGGCGGTCGTAGATCTCATCGCGCAGCGCATCCAGGCCGGACTCCATGTCCGCCGATATCTTGAGAGCCTCCCCGGGGAAGGATTTCATGTGCTCCTTATCCACCAGGTCGATCTTGTTTATGATGGTGATGGCCGGAATGTAGACCCGATTGCCCCTGACGACGTCTATAAGCTGGTCCGCCGTGATATCCTCGCGGATGTTCACGAGGGCGTTATGCATCTTATACTCGCCCAGGATGGTCTTGATGGTCTCGTGGTCGATGCTCAGCTCCACGGTCGAGGTGATCGTGACGCCGCCCTTGATGAGCTTAGTGATGGTGATATCGGGAGGGCGCTGGTTTATGCGTATGCCCGCGTCGTAGAGCTCATCCTCTAAGACTTTTAGCTGCTGGTAGTTGAAGACGTCGATGATCATTAAAATGAGGTCGCAGCCGCGGATGACCGATATGACCTCCCGGCCCCGGCCACGGCCGGCCGAGGCACCCTTGACGAGGCCGGGCAGGTCGAGTATCTGAATTTTCGCCTGCTTATACTCCATGATGCCCGGGATGACGTCGAGCGTTGTAAAGTCATAGGAGCCGACCTCGGAGTGGGCGTCGGTTAATTTGTTAATGAGCGTGGACTTGCCCACAGAGGGAAAGCCGACCAGAGTCACCGTCGCG from Methanocella sp. encodes the following:
- a CDS encoding DUF7287 family protein, translating into MASKALMDDSGQINLDFLFGVAVFLLTFIYAVTFIPGLFTPYQPGAIDLSSVAYRTSAILVEDPGWYSQGSVNGTDWEDNIGLLSRIGLADDKEHPNVLSQSKIDCLNEILANSSNYTIVRDHMGLHGSIEYDVSVSIKMNGTGTELVNTSSWPMRSTTNVESIERSVLVDKGKEMCLDMGNDQVNRGSLFNVNLTNITYSSITGNLTIRIFNTSGTINNVLWSSNGANYISTWIYGTDYFYYVNGVYYPSSTFSINSNDIVELVIAPSAFYSDVNGLVLNKYIEISGTGSMFQDSSTGVSFNYFHDKKYPLKSICYPATMRLEVWSDALAG
- a CDS encoding DUF7288 family protein, whose translation is MRLQDDSRGQIYTIEGIVASFILLSVLLFILQSNSIIVPQTERAIDMKLYEKASDTLVVLDRNDNDSWSTIQPLKTYVAGWNGAPGEAMMTCLDNNISEKKMLPDQVEYNLIFVYNNSTALNSSTVIYHGIPTDNSVVATRLVTLNDNDISTGSSFWKTINATRHQPETIEVKLICWYL
- a CDS encoding GTP-binding protein, giving the protein MTLEEEIRAIQEEMDKTQKNKATEHHLGRLKAKMARLKDDLIKKAISSKGGTEGYSVKKSGDATVTLVGFPSVGKSTLINKLTDAHSEVGSYDFTTLDVIPGIMEYKQAKIQILDLPGLVKGASAGRGRGREVISVIRGCDLILMIIDVFNYQQLKVLEDELYDAGIRINQRPPDITITKLIKGGVTITSTVELSIDHETIKTILGEYKMHNALVNIREDITADQLIDVVRGNRVYIPAITIINKIDLVDKEHMKSFPGEALKISADMESGLDALRDEIYDRLGFINIYLKPQGEAADMDVPLIMREGSTVGDVCDRLHKDFRRKFRYARVWGDSAKHAGQRVGLDHGLEDGDVLTVIIQK